From a region of the Castanea sativa cultivar Marrone di Chiusa Pesio chromosome 10, ASM4071231v1 genome:
- the LOC142612129 gene encoding uncharacterized protein LOC142612129, translated as MWGLRDGLVLCKNLNIQCLVVELDASMIVDALTKPGYANNILSPILDDCRQPLTHFQPVQIRHCFRQANRCADMMARKGAEQQLDFCVFVSPPVDVLETFREDFDGMFFNRLCPEQVVVC; from the coding sequence ATGTGGGGTTTGAGGGATGGGCTAGTCTTATGtaaaaatttgaatattcaATGCCTTGTAGTTGAGCTGGATGCTAGTATGATTGTGGATGCTTTGACAAAGCCAGGTTATGCGAACAATATTTTATCTCCTATCCTTGATGACTGCAGGCAGCCGCTGACTCATTTCCAGCCTGTTCAGATTAGGCATTGCTTTCGGCAAGCAAACCGTTGCGCTGACATGATGGCAAGGAAGGGAGCTGAACAACAGTTAGATTTCTGTGTTTTTGTTAGTCCGCCAGTGGATGTGTTAGAAACCTTTAGGGAAGACTTTGATGGCATGTTTTTTAACAGGCTTTGTCCTGAACAAGTTGTAGtttgttag